Proteins found in one Homalodisca vitripennis isolate AUS2020 chromosome 4, UT_GWSS_2.1, whole genome shotgun sequence genomic segment:
- the LOC124359095 gene encoding uncharacterized protein LOC124359095: protein MFFKISEEYETKMPSIKEKYADVQILLLDIAEQKRLSEDEVFFIKGLLEEQATVINILKGENFQMREKLPELQPLHQEFASYKQDATETILTLNNKLNETQLKVLDLEKKLTKFGVDIVFLESSKTKELDSLNHQWKDKLKEMDSQFKKIIDELVKKHCEVKKGYETVIHGLKEQIAHKEAEVAWCQLMMRERDTNIDKEIGNLKKELEVASMKNQELLQQRVTLIIPTISFYHLIYTC, encoded by the exons atgttctttaaaatatctGAGGAGTATGAGACG AAAATGCCTTCTATAAAAGAAAAGTATGCAGATGTGCAAATTTTACTACTTGACATAGCT gaaCAAAAGCGACTCAGTGAAGATGAAGTTTTCTTTATCAAAGGATTGCTGGAAGAACAAGCTAcagtgattaatattttaaaaggagaaaattttcaaatgagaGAGAA ACTGCCTGAGTTGCAGCCACTTCACCAAGAGTTTGCCAGCTACAAACAGGATGCTACTGAAACGATCCTGACACTCAACAACAAACTGAATGAGACACAGCTCAAAGTTCTGGACCTTGAGAAGAAACTGACTAAGTTCGGTGTTGACATTGTCTTCCTGGAATCTTCCAAAACAAAAGAGCTGGACAGTTTGAACCATCAGTGGAAGGACAAATTAAAA GAAATGGACAGCCAGTTCAAAAAAATCATAGACGAACTTGTAAAGAAACATTGTGAGGTCAAGAAAGGTTACGAAACTGTGATTCATGGCCTTAAAGAGCAAATAGCACACAAGGAAGCAGAg GTAGCATGGTGCCAACTGATGATGAGGGAGCGAGACACAAACATTGACAAGGAAATTGGAAATCTCAAAAAGGAGCTAGAGGTGGCTTCGATGAAAAACCAAGAGCTCTTACAACAACGGGTAACTTTGATTATTCCTACAATTTCTTTCTACCACTTAATTTACACATGCTAA